CGAATAGTCGAGGAAGCTGAATGTTAATGTCAGGTTTTCGATAATGGTTTCAAATGAGCGATTTTTATATCCCTTCAATAGGACTAGAACAGCTATACAAGCAACCCAGTATAGTGGAGCGATCCGGAGTATTCGACGCTTCCAAAATGTCAATATTTCTCTCTTGTCCCAAGAGACATTGTTGTAAGCAACATAGAGTGACATGCCGCTGAGGATGTAGAAAATCGAAACACCATATACCCCGAGGCGGCCAAGCACGGTGTTTCCGTCGGGGACGCCGGAGCTCCATCCGATAAAGTGATAGAACATGATTGCCAGCGCCATACAGCCGCGTAAGTAATCAACAGCCTCGATCCTTCGTTTTTCCACAGCACATATCCCAATGGTAGGTAAATCGGTCGATTGTACCAGATGAGGTACATATCGGCTGAGCACGCCATCAGCTTAATCATCATCGACTTAGCAAGAGCGAACCGCGAGAGCGGGCGATTTTTCCTGGAGAAAAAGTTATGGCACCGACCGAAAAGGACCGCGACATCCTCGGGCGCACGTTGTGGGGCGAAGCCCGCGGCGAAGGTTTCGCCGGCCAGGTGGCCGTGGCCTGTGTGATCCGCAACCGCGTGAACGATGGCAAGGACCGATCTTGGTGGGGAGAAGGCTATGCCGACGTCTGCCTGAAGCCGTACCAGTTCAGCTGCTGGAACAAGAACGACCCGAACTATCCCTACCTGAGCGGCGCCAAGGAGATTCCGCCGACGCAGTTCGCCCAGGCGCAGCGTGCGGCGGATCTAGTTATCTCCGGCGCCGAGGCTGACATCACCAACGGCGCGACCCACTACTACGCGACCACGATGCCGAAGCCGCCGGCCTGGATCAAAGACGCGACCCAGACTTTCCGCCTGGGCAACCACATCTTCTTCAAGGACGTGCCATGAATCCCGCCAGCCTGAAGCTGCTGATCGCCGGTGTGGCCGTGGCGTTGATCCTGGTGATCAGCGCGACATGGAAAGTGCAGGACTGGCGGTATAGCGGCCGACTGGCCGAACAGACCAACGCGCATCTATCCGACCTCGCCAAAATTAGCAGCGCGGCCGCGGGACAGGTCCAGGCCGAGCAGGGCAGGCGCCTGGCCCTGGAGCAACGGCTGATCGCCAATGACCAAACCCACCACAAGGAACTGAGCGATGCTCAAACGAACCAGGATCGCCTGCGCGATCGCCTTGCCACTGCTGATGTCCGGCTGTCAGTCCTCCTTGCCGAGGATCCAGCCAGTTGCAACGCAGTGCCTCCCACCGCCGGCGCCGGCGGCGTGGTTCATGGAAGACCAAGAGCCCAACTTGACCCAGCGCATGCTCAAAGAATTATCGCCATCACCGACGCCGGTGACCGGGGGCTGATCGCGCTGCGGGCGTGCCAGTCCTACGCTAAAGAAGTGAGTCGGCGATAGGCCTGATCAGCTCCGGACCCTGGTTGCGAACATTGCCGATGGCGCGGTCCACCTTGAACCACTCGAAGGCCTCGGCCGATTCGCCCTGATGTAAAGCTATTTGCTCGGCCCGTTCCTTCGGCGTGGCTGGGTCCAGCCATTCGCGGGCAAGCTCTGGCGTCAGCACCACGGGCCGGCGGTCGTGAATGTCGACCATGCCGCCCGCGCTGTCGGCGGTGATGATGACGAAACCGTCGTGCTCGCCCGGCTCCCGGCCGCCTGTGGGGAATTGGCCAATGGCCGCGCATAGGACTGGTGCCTGGTCCCGCCGACGGATCAGGTAGGGTTGCTTTTTCGGGCCTCCCTCATCGACCCACTCAAACCAGTTGTTGATCGGCGTGATGGCGCGGTTCGGCCAGATCGGCCGGTAGAACGGCCCGTGAGCGACTTTCTCAACACGCGCGTTGATAGGTGCGGCGCGATCCTTTGCCCAGTGCGGTCGCCAGCCCCAGCGCACCAGGTCGGCGTGCAGCGTGTCCTCTTCCTGATGGAGCAGAGCGAGCTGTTGCGACGGCGCGCCGTTGTACCGCTCCAGGGGCTGGGAGCCGACGGCGCTGACCAGGGCATTGGGCATGCTCAACACAGCCACGAAGTCGTGAATACCGGTGTACTGCGAGAGTCGTCCGCACATATGAACCCCTCAGGTGATCAGATTCACTCATTGCCCGAGTATCACGTCAGGCAGGCTGTCGCCCTCATATACCTTGAGCCGGTGGTATAGCTCGGCAATCAAGGCGCTCTGGCCTGCTATCTTCGACCTCGCCGCGTTCGTTAAGGTCGTGTGCTCCAGATAATGGTTGCTCAGAGTCTTCTGAACCGCCCTCAGCTCAGCTCGAAGCTTTGCGCATTCCTTGGCTTCAGCGGCGTGCATTTCGATCAAGCCGAAGATGTCCTGGCGAGCTTTGCGCAACTGGGTGGTCAGCTCTTGCACCTCGTTCTCGAGCATGAGGCAGGAGTGCTTATACATCTCCAGAGGTGTGGGGGTGCCCAGCCAGTCGCTGGTGTCTTCGATTTCGTAGGGATCCATGACCATGCCTTGCCTAATACTGTTTGCATATACAGTAATCGAGCCGGCGCGATTAACGCGAGCATTGGGCGACGAGCTGTCTGCCACGTGCTTCTGGGTCCAAAAAAGTGTTCCGCAACTGAAAACGCGAGACATGCGGGACGGGGTCTGTAGCCTGTTAAAAATCAGTAGCTTGCGGAACGCTTCCGGTGCTAACCTATTGAAATACAGAGAAAAGTGTATGGATTGCAAATCCACCTACGCCGGTTCGATTCCGACTTCGGCCTCCACTTTTAAAAAGCTCTGTAGATCCATGATCTACAGAGCTTTTTTATTTGCGGAGCAATGAAAGGTTTTGTCTTGAAAAGGGCAATGGCGACCTTGCTTCACCGGGGATGGATGTATATATTTCCCCCTCTGTTGTACCCGCCGCGAGCCTGTCAGATACTATTTGCCAGTTTCATGCGGCTTTACCGCGCTACCGCCCGAATGGCGAAACTGGTAGACGCATGGGACTTAAAATCCCCCGCTCGTAAGGGCGTGCCGGTTCGATTCCGGCTTCGGGCACCATCTAAAATCAAGGGTTTGCGGGCGAAAGCTGATGCAAACCCTTGTTTGTTTCTGGTCCGCAATTTGGGCGATGGTCCGCAATGACTGAAGGTGCTTTACGACGTCTATAGCCTGCGTCGAAACGCCTCAAGTATCTCCCGCATTCCTTTTTTCATCTGCAGCTGGGCGATGGCCTCCAGCGGGTGCCACACGCAGTCGCTGATTTCGTTCTGTGGCCTGGCCGCTGTCGAGTCGTTGACCGAAGCTTCGAATACGTGATGCTCGGTGCCGTCTTCACTGAACTGCATCAGATAAAGCAGGTTTTCGGCGCTCAGCCCGGTTTCTTCCGCCAGCTCCCTGAGTGCGGCATCG
This genomic interval from Pseudomonas alvandae contains the following:
- a CDS encoding NUDIX hydrolase, which gives rise to MKIRATVICEEDRHILLVRKPERRWALPGGTVERGETHADAALRELAEETGLSAENLLYLMQFSEDGTEHHVFEASVNDSTAARPQNEISDCVWHPLEAIAQLQMKKGMREILEAFRRRL
- a CDS encoding cell wall hydrolase, encoding MAPTEKDRDILGRTLWGEARGEGFAGQVAVACVIRNRVNDGKDRSWWGEGYADVCLKPYQFSCWNKNDPNYPYLSGAKEIPPTQFAQAQRAADLVISGAEADITNGATHYYATTMPKPPAWIKDATQTFRLGNHIFFKDVP
- a CDS encoding lysis system i-spanin subunit Rz, which translates into the protein MNPASLKLLIAGVAVALILVISATWKVQDWRYSGRLAEQTNAHLSDLAKISSAAAGQVQAEQGRRLALEQRLIANDQTHHKELSDAQTNQDRLRDRLATADVRLSVLLAEDPASCNAVPPTAGAGGVVHGRPRAQLDPAHAQRIIAITDAGDRGLIALRACQSYAKEVSRR
- a CDS encoding SOS response-associated peptidase family protein — its product is MCGRLSQYTGIHDFVAVLSMPNALVSAVGSQPLERYNGAPSQQLALLHQEEDTLHADLVRWGWRPHWAKDRAAPINARVEKVAHGPFYRPIWPNRAITPINNWFEWVDEGGPKKQPYLIRRRDQAPVLCAAIGQFPTGGREPGEHDGFVIITADSAGGMVDIHDRRPVVLTPELAREWLDPATPKERAEQIALHQGESAEAFEWFKVDRAIGNVRNQGPELIRPIADSLL